A window of Candidatus Angelobacter sp. genomic DNA:
AAGGCGAATCGGGCGAACCAAGGTTGACCAGCAAGACTCCCGGAATGCTCATGCGGCGACGTGGATCGGGTGATCGTGGCGTTGGGAGCGCGTTCCGACCGGTTTCGAAGCAAGAAAACTTTCGATTTGGCCCGCGACGTTGTGACCGGAAACGATGGAGTCACCCAGCGAAACGCCGTCGCGATAATGACCGGCGAGGAAAAAACCGGGCGCACGGGTTTCGATTTCGTTCATCAACGTTTTGAAACGGCCGTACCCAACCTCGTATTGGGGGATGGAGTGGCGGAAGAAGGCCCGGTGGACAAATGTCGGGCTGCCGTTGACACCCAAAATGGCGCGTAGATCCCGGAGGGTCAGTTCAACCAGTTCGTCCGTGCCAAGCGCCGCCAGGGCTGGAGCGCGCGTGCCGCCGATGTAGCTCGTTAGTGTTACATGTCCGGCGGGCGCGCGGCCGGGAAAGAGCGTCGATGAAAAGAGTGTCCCCAGAATCTTGAATCCTTCCACTTCCGGAACAAGCATTCCGAACCCATCGAGCGGATGTGCCACGTCCTCGCGCCGAAAGCCGAGCACGAGGCTGGACACGGGCGGATGGTCAATCTGCGCGAGCGCGGCGCAACGGACATGATGCTCCGTCGTGAACCGGATCTCCGGAAGCTTGCAGGCGGGTCCGGCAAAAACGACCGCCGAATGTTTCGCGAGGTGTGAAGCGCCGTCATTCGATGAGGTCACTTCCCATCCGTCGGCAACTTCACGGACGCCAATGACGGGCGATTTCAATCTGATGTCGCCATCAAGGCG
This region includes:
- the hemG gene encoding protoporphyrinogen oxidase is translated as RLDGDIRLKSPVIGVREVADGWEVTSSNDGASHLAKHSAVVFAGPACKLPEIRFTTEHHVRCAALAQIDHPPVSSLVLGFRREDVAHPLDGFGMLVPEVEGFKILGTLFSSTLFPGRAPAGHVTLTSYIGGTRAPALAALGTDELVELTLRDLRAILGVNGSPTFVHRAFFRHSIPQYEVGYGRFKTLMNEIETRAPGFFLAGHYRDGVSLGDSIVSGHNVAGQIESFLASKPVGTRSQRHDHPIHVAA